The following are from one region of the Bacteroidota bacterium genome:
- a CDS encoding NADH-quinone oxidoreductase subunit A, whose protein sequence is MLNDFGRVLLFFIIAGIFVTLGLVTAWVIRPKRPYPDKLTTYECGEDPVGSPWVKYNIRFYVVALIFLIFEVEILFLFPWALVYQDLGLFAFIEMVIFLVILFVGYAYVWVRGDLDWDRPEPDIPFITSLNKKKSSTAAK, encoded by the coding sequence ATGCTAAATGACTTCGGCCGTGTGCTATTATTCTTTATTATCGCCGGCATTTTTGTTACTTTAGGCTTAGTTACCGCTTGGGTTATCCGGCCGAAACGACCATATCCCGATAAGCTTACTACTTATGAATGCGGCGAAGACCCCGTAGGTTCACCGTGGGTTAAATACAACATCCGCTTTTATGTGGTTGCTCTCATCTTCCTCATCTTTGAAGTCGAAATTCTATTCCTTTTTCCTTGGGCGCTCGTGTATCAGGATTTAGGACTTTTTGCATTCATCGAAATGGTTATTTTCCTTGTAATACTATTTGTTGGTTATGCCTATGTTTGGGTGCGAGGCGATTTGGATTGGGATAGACCCGAACCGGATATTCCTTTCATCACTTCTCTTAATAAAAAAAAATCTTCCACTG
- a CDS encoding macro domain-containing protein has translation MLKFTKGDILKSGADALVNSVNTQGVMGKGVALAFKNSYPENYKSYVEACKAGLVDVGKIFVTQTNLLSPRFIINFPTKKHWRYPSKLEYVEAGLKDLVKWISENNIHSIAIPPLGSGQGKLNWTHVKTVLIKYLQPLSASLDIYIYEPSDIFAQTAVLKVESKASFTPVRVMLLYLMKQYKVMGNEINLLVIQKLSYFLQRFGEPMRLKFEKGWYGPYAHNLIPVLKIMNGNYIQFRAGSIKPETIITLKPSMFHDLDFYFKNTLTNDQTERVSRVLNFIDGFESPFGLELLATVDFILQNDKGKNTHEILSGIQSWTHRKKELIKPYQVDVALQRINQYQLSSN, from the coding sequence ATGTTAAAATTTACAAAAGGAGATATCTTAAAATCAGGTGCGGATGCGCTTGTTAATTCTGTCAACACCCAGGGAGTGATGGGCAAAGGTGTTGCATTGGCATTTAAAAATTCTTATCCTGAAAACTATAAATCCTATGTAGAAGCTTGCAAAGCCGGCTTAGTAGATGTAGGCAAAATATTTGTTACTCAAACGAATCTATTGTCTCCGCGGTTTATAATAAACTTTCCCACAAAAAAGCATTGGCGTTACCCTTCAAAACTTGAATATGTCGAAGCCGGGCTTAAAGATTTAGTAAAATGGATTTCAGAAAATAATATTCATTCGATTGCTATTCCACCGCTGGGAAGTGGTCAGGGTAAGCTTAATTGGACACACGTCAAAACAGTTCTCATAAAATATCTCCAGCCTTTATCAGCTTCACTTGATATTTATATATATGAGCCATCAGATATATTTGCTCAAACTGCTGTTTTAAAAGTTGAATCTAAAGCATCGTTTACTCCGGTCAGGGTAATGTTATTATATCTTATGAAGCAATACAAAGTAATGGGAAACGAAATTAATCTTTTGGTTATTCAGAAACTTTCATATTTTTTGCAGAGATTTGGTGAACCGATGCGGCTTAAGTTTGAAAAAGGTTGGTACGGTCCTTATGCACATAACCTTATACCTGTTTTGAAAATCATGAATGGGAATTATATACAATTTCGTGCAGGTTCTATTAAACCTGAAACCATCATTACGTTAAAACCATCGATGTTTCATGATCTGGATTTCTATTTTAAGAATACATTAACAAATGATCAAACAGAAAGAGTAAGTCGAGTTTTAAATTTTATCGATGGATTTGAATCGCCATTTGGTTTGGAGCTTCTTGCTACTGTCGATTTTATATTGCAAAATGACAAAGGTAAAAATACACACGAAATACTTTCAGGAATACAGAGCTGGACTCACAGGAAGAAAGAATTGATTAAACCATATCAAGTTGATGTTGCTCTTCAAAGGATTAATCAATACCAATTATCCAGCAATTAA